A region from the Nitrospirota bacterium genome encodes:
- a CDS encoding HEPN domain-containing protein: MERGEKSLKAARLLFENVLYEDAISRAYYAVLHLAKAAILSQGVRTSSHKGVLAMFGLHLVEKGLLDSNLAKILAKEKEERELGDYDVMIDLDEERAEERIRQAEQFVSIVKSFLLKS; this comes from the coding sequence ATTGAACGTGGTGAGAAATCTCTAAAAGCGGCCCGGCTTCTCTTTGAAAATGTTTTATATGAAGATGCCATTTCAAGGGCATATTATGCAGTTCTTCACCTTGCCAAAGCGGCGATACTTTCCCAGGGGGTACGGACTTCGAGCCACAAAGGTGTGCTTGCCATGTTTGGTCTTCATCTTGTAGAAAAAGGTCTGTTGGATTCTAATCTGGCTAAAATTCTCGCTAAGGAAAAAGAGGAGCGCGAGTTAGGAGATTATGATGTGATGATTGATCTTGATGAAGAGCGGGCGGAAGAAAGAATACGACAGGCAGAGCAGTTTGTTTCCATTGTTAAATCATTTTTATTAAAATCGTAA